Proteins encoded in a region of the Onthophagus taurus isolate NC chromosome 10, IU_Otau_3.0, whole genome shotgun sequence genome:
- the LOC111428267 gene encoding larval cuticle protein LCP-17-like: MKSVVLLSFVLTAVVADVAFLNYNRRQNLQRGGEIRILKQNQEIDPAGSYNYAYETENGINVREEGQLIQSRSSQEPGTAAQGSYRYTSPEGLPVDIVYVADENGFQPQGNVLPTPPAPPAIPPAILRALEWNRAHPEEEQPQQQQQRYRF; the protein is encoded by the exons ATGAAATCTGTT gtaCTTTTATCCTTCGTCCTTACTGCTGTAGTAGCCGATGTGGCGTTTTTGAACTACAATAGAAGGCAAAACCTACAACGTGGAGGTGAAATTCGCATTCTTAAACAGAATCAGGAAATTGACCCAGCCGGAAGTTACAATTACGCTTATGAAACTGAAAATGGAATTAACGTTAGAGAAGAAGGACAATTGATTCAATCTAGATCTTCTCAAGAACCTGGAACAGCAGCTCAAGGATCTTATAGATATACATCTCCCGAAGGACTCCCCGTTGATATCGTTTATGTTGCTGATGAAAATGGGTTCCAACCACAAGGAAATGTCCTTCCAACACCTCCAGCTCCACCAGCGATTCCTCCAGCGATTTTAAGAGCTTTGGAATGGAATAGAGCTCATCCTGAAGAAGAACAaccacaacaacaacaacaacgtTACAGGTTTTAA